In Torulaspora delbrueckii CBS 1146 chromosome 1, complete genome, one genomic interval encodes:
- the NPL3 gene encoding mRNA-binding protein NPL3 (similar to Saccharomyces cerevisiae NPL3 (YDR432W); ancestral locus Anc_5.542), with protein sequence MSESYEQQPPAEEYPEAPVPTSSGDIDIEQQPPAEEEQKQPEENMPPPTHEGEDLEQRHRPHHEDHGMMEEHHHHHPGPQPYYPPPPQPEGELSTTRLFVRPFPFDVQESELNEIFTPFGPMKEVKILNGFAFVEFEEADSASRAIEEVNGKTFANQPLEVMFSKLPPKRYRIVLRNLPEGCSWQELKDLARENNLETTFSSVNTRDFDGTGALEFPTDEVLEDALEKLNNIEFRGSVISVERDDNPPPIRRSNRGGFRGRGGFRGGFGGGFRGGFGGPRGGSVAQEADSVAQEAALVAQEVALVAQEVASVAQEVALTVLEAVLVLQEVVTAPQEVTMVVQEVALVVQEVALVAQEVATVVQEVIMVLQGATMVLQEIPTEPETLLHVKGLQPDNKCNQE encoded by the coding sequence ATGTCTGAATCCTACGAGCAACAGCCTCCGGCTGAAGAATACCCAGAAGCACCAGTTCCTACTTCTTCGGGCGATATAGATATCGAACAGCAACCACCAGCTGAGGAAGAGCAAAAACAGCCAGAGGAAAACATGCCTCCTCCTACTCATGAAGgagaagatttggaacaaCGTCATCGTCCACACCATGAGGATCACGGTATGATGGAAGAAcaccatcatcatcatcctggCCCTCAGCCTTATTATCCTCCTCCTCCACAACCTGAAGGTGAGTTATCTACTACTAGGTTGTTTGTGAGACCATTCCCATTCGATGTACAGGAATCCGAGCTTAATGAGATTTTCACTCCATTTGGTCCTATGAAAGAAGTTAAGATTCTAAACGGATTTGCATTCGTTGAATTCGAAGAAGCCGATTCTGCTTCTagagccattgaagagGTGAACGGTAAGACTTTTGCCAACCAGCCTTTAGAAGTTATGTTCTCTAAACTGCCACCAAAGAGATACCGTATTGTCCTCAGAAATCTACCTGAAGGTTGTTCGTGGCAAGAACTGAAGGATTTGGCTCGTGAAAACAACCTAGAAACTACTTTCTCGAGTGTCAACACCAGAGATTTTGACGGGACCGGTGCCTTGGAGTTCCCAACTGATGAAGTTTTGGAGGACGCCTTGGAAAAGCTCAATAACATTGAGTTCCGGGGTTCTGTGATCAgtgttgaaagagatgaCAACCCGCCACCAATTAGAAGATCTAACAGAGGCGGTTTCAGAGGTCGTGGCGGTTTCAGAGGCGGCTTTGGCGGTGGCTTCAGAGGCGGCTTCGGTGGTCCAAGAGGCGGCTCGGTGGCCCAAGAGGCGGATTCGGTGGCCCAAGAGGCGGCTTTGGTGGCCCAAGAGGTGGCTTTGGTGGCCCAAGAGGTGGCTTCGGTGGCCCAAGAGGTGGCTTTAACGGTCCTAGAGGCGGTTTTGGTGCTCCAAGAGGTGGTTACGGCGCCCCAAGAGGTGACTATGGTGGTCCAAGAGGTGGCTTTGGTGGTCCAAGAGGTGGCTTTGGTGGCCCAAGAGGTGGCTACGGTGGTCCAAGAGGTGATTATGGTGCTCCAAGGGGCGACTATGGTGCTCCAAGAGATTCCTACAGAACCAGAGACGCTCCTCCACGTGAAAGGTCTCCAACCAGACAATAAGTGTAACCAAGAATAA
- the TAF11 gene encoding TATA-binding protein-associated factor TAF11 (similar to Saccharomyces cerevisiae TAF11 (YML015C); ancestral locus Anc_5.546), giving the protein MSENEGPLDLIPTVNYPPLLTNANYLSTKQMIDQVVSEDQEYVSWKLKSMRTGGTMNSYMQDFLRKTKENNNLPMDSSAEDHSPSEDEINHVPRNICFPRDFYEEALQKVPRPREISQDEQFKLLVTNLDEQQTNRFEVFHRTSLNKTQVKKIAGMVINQSVTENIRVFLQAIGKLYAGEIIELALDVRQKWLDGRMMIEFDRRKSVAKRLKKYLKKLTKFVEGSNDDHEDSVDETESDLYFDDEEDQMVLVEQGNKLLKSEKNSPEIRLGLINQYNKLVKEFNTIDVSVEKYANSPILPEHIREAWRLYQLQSDTLPAAQWRTQGEGNGWMFR; this is encoded by the coding sequence ATGTCTGAGAATGAAGGTCCGCTAGATTTGATTCCCACGGTTAACTACCCACCTTTGCTTACGAATGCGAATTATCTCTCCACGAAGCAGATGATCGATCAAGTTGTCAGCGAAGATCAGGAATACGTATCCTGGAAGCTAAAGAGTATGAGAACCGGTGGCACTATGAATTCCTACATGCAGGATTTTCTGAGAAAGACGAAAGAGAATAATAACCTTCCGATGGATAGCTCAGCGGAAGACCACAGCCCAAGTGAGGATGAGATCAACCATGTACCACGAAATATATGCTTTCCAAGGGATTTCTACGAAGAGGCCTTGCAAAAAGTTCCACGTCCTCGTGAAATAAGTCAAGATGAGCAATTCAAGCTCTTGGTTACAAATTTGGATGAGCAGCAGACTAATAGATTTGAAGTCTTCCATCGGACTTCTTTGAATAAGACCcaagtgaagaagattgcgGGAATGGTGATAAATCAAAGTGTTACGGAGAACATTCGTGTCTTTCTGCAAGCTATTGGTAAACTGTATGCAGGAGAAATTATAGAATTGGCTCTGGATGTAAGACAAAAATGGTTGGATGGGAGGATGATGATTGAGTTCGATCGTCGTAAATCGGTGGCCAAAAGACTAAAGAAATACCTCAAGAAGCTGACAAAATTCGTAGAAGGTAGTAATGACGATCACGAGGATAGTGTAGACGAAACAGAGAGCGATTTGTAtttcgatgatgaagaggatcaaATGGTACTAGTGGAGCAAGGTAACAAGCTACTGAAGAGCGAGAAAAATTCGCCTGAAATCCGATTGGGTTTGATCAACCAGTATAATAAACTTGTTAAAGAGTTTAACACAATAGATGTGAGCGTAGAAAAATATGCTAATAGTCCGATTCTACCAGAGCACATAAGGGAAGCATGGCGATTGTACCAATTACAATCGGATACACTTCCGGCAGCTCAGTGGCGTACCCAAGGGGAAGGAAATGGGTGGATGTTTAGGTAG
- the PPM1 gene encoding leucine carboxy methyltransferase (similar to Saccharomyces cerevisiae PPM1 (YDR435C); ancestral locus Anc_5.547), giving the protein METVVQQTDYDALSCRMSAIAKGYLPSPSLQVDRCNYHQYKEFHMEYLRALKSVSMRIYSIVNRVVKTSFPVMNYGTYLRTVSIDVALNDYLTSLGKDKKVQVINLGCGSDLRMIPLLQNFPTLTYIDVDYDSSISVKSKVLWNSEALKNLLDLQRDESTGEVFAERYKLASSDLNRLEETMQRLHDLTEKDCTTIIITECLLCYMRQEESQKLIGSIVSYYQSGTWIAYDPIGGSEPNDRFGRVMQANLRESRNLEMPTLMIYNSKEKYASRFPTTDASVTDMWEIFSNRISADENKRLRSLQFLDEIEELKVMQKHYVLSTASWQK; this is encoded by the coding sequence ATGGAAACTGTCGTCCAACAGACCGATTACGATGCTCTATCGTGCAGGATGTCCGCTATTGCGAAGGGCTATTTGCCCTCACCGTCGTTACAGGTAGACCGGTGCAATTACCACCAGTATAAAGAGTTTCATATGGAGTACTTgagagctttgaaaagtgtTAGCATGCGGATCTATTCTATAGTTAATAGAGTTGTTAAGACCTCATTCCCAGTAATGAATTATGGGACGTACCTTAGGACTGTATCCATTGATGTGGCTCTCAATGACTATTTGACTAGTCTTGGTAAGGACAAGAAAGTACAAGTGATTAACTTGGGTTGCGGTTCAGATCTGAGAATGATACCgttgcttcaaaatttccCCACGTTGACTTATATCGATGTTGATTATGACAGTTCTATTAGTGTCAAGAGTAAAGTACTTTGGAACAGTGAAGCCTTAAAGAACCTTCTTGACTTGCAACGTGATGAAAGCACCGGAGAAGTGTTTGCAGAGAGATACAAACTAGCTTCGAGCGACCTGAATCGTCTAGAGGAGACTATGCAGCGATTGCATGACTTAACTGAGAAGGATTGTACAACAATTATCATAACGGAATGTCTTCTCTGTTATATGAGGCAGGAAGAATCTCAAAAGCTCATAGGGAGCATAGTGAGTTATTACCAGTCAGGTACGTGGATAGCATATGATCCTATTGGCGGTTCTGAGCCCAACGACCGATTTGGTCGTGTTATGCAAGCAAATTTACGagaatcaagaaatttggaaatgCCCACTTTAATGATATACAACTCTAAGGAAAAATATGCCTCTAGATTTCCAACCACAGATGCCTCTGTCACTGACATGTGGGAAATTTTCTCGAATCGCATCTCTGCTGATGAGAACAAGAGGCTCAGATCCCTACAGTTCCTCGATGaaatcgaagaattgaaagtcATGCAGAAGCACTATGTCTTATCGACCGCTTCATGGCAAAAATAG
- the GPI19 gene encoding phosphatidylinositol N-acetylglucosaminyltransferase GPI19 (similar to Saccharomyces cerevisiae GPI19 (YDR437W); ancestral locus Anc_5.549): MDKDYDKEYEWFSYYISVTSVLILIVIWSVLPEDTEAGSLHRGVFKVILDVLPQRNWIIYSQCLVLMGMLYTYFGILMYNEDVLMAPLDDLRTITDSRGEVVICGSDSKMLKAYAFKESSGIIDLPIMDVCEILYSTDTVS; the protein is encoded by the coding sequence ATGGACAAAGACTACGACAAGGAGTACGAATGGTTCTCGTACTACATATCTGTCACATCTGTCCTTATACTCATCGTAATATGGTCCGTCCTACCGGAGGATACTGAGGCTGGTTCTTTGCACCGTGGGGTCTTCAAAGTGATACTGGATGTCTTGCCACAGAGAAATTGGATCATTTACAGTCAATGTCTGGTGCTAATGGGAATGCTTTATACATATTTTGGAATTCTGATGTACAATGAGGATGTATTGATGGCACCTTTAGATGACTTACGCACTATAACCGATTCCAGGGGCGAAGTGGTCATCTGTGGAAGCGATAGTAAGATGTTGAAGGCTTATGCTTTCAAGGAGTCTAGTGGTATTATTGATCTGCCTATCATGGACGTCTGTGAGATACTATATTCTACCGATACGGTATCCTGA
- the TRM9 gene encoding tRNA (carboxymethyluridine(34)-5-O)-methyltransferase (similar to Saccharomyces cerevisiae TRM9 (YML014W); ancestral locus Anc_5.544) → MAELKEEEYVHKVYNEIAGHFSETRYKPWPIVTKFLLGQAVGSIGIDVGCGNGKYLNVNPNVFIIGSDRSSGLIQCANEIDPGHNVLVADGMQLPHRNNTFDFAISIAVVHHWTTRERRIAAIGHILSKLKAGGEALIYCWALEQGNSRRGYCEGMEQDVLVPWVLQAKTKKTQMEATKQAVEKPDLRKVPLKERCAYIANWRKQVEEKRLKDLQEIKNRQQKDEKNQTKYRFYHLYREGELEEDCESAGGSLVSGGYEKDNWYVVVKKPEV, encoded by the coding sequence ATGGCTGAActgaaggaagaagagtacGTTCATAAGGTTTACAATGAAATAGCGGGCCATTTTTCAGAGACTAGGTACAAACCTTGGCCCATAGTCACGAAATTTCTGCTCGGTCAAGCTGTGGGGAGTATTGGTATAGACGTTGGTTGTGGTAATGGGAAGTATTTGAACGTAAATCCGAATGTTTTTATCATTGGATCAGATCGTTCTTCAGGGCTTATACAGTGTGCGAATGAGATTGATCCTGGCCATAACGTGTTGGTCGCCGATGGAATGCAACTGCCGCACAGAAACAATACCTTTGATTTTGCAATCTCCATAGCAGTGGTACATCATTGGACCACAAGAGAGAGAAGAATTGCCGCCATTGGTCATATTTTGAGTAAATTGAAAGCTGGCGGAGAGGCACTGATATACTGTTGGGCATTAGAACAAGGTAATTCCCGGCGTGGGTACTGTGAAGGCATGGAGCAGGATGTTTTGGTGCCCTGGGTGCTACAGGCtaaaaccaagaagacaCAGATGGAAGCTACCAAACAAGCAGTAGAGAAGCCCGATCTTAGAAAAGTtccattgaaagaaaggtgTGCATACATTGCCAATTGGAGGAAACAAGTAGAGGAAAAGAGGCTAAAAGACcttcaagagatcaagaatcgTCAGCAAaaagatgagaagaatCAAACTAAGTACAGATTTTACCATTTGTACCGAGAAGGTGAACTAGAAGAAGACTGCGAAAGCGCAGGAGGATCTTTGGTCTCTGGTGGCTACGAAAAGGACAATTGGTACGTagtggtgaagaaaccaGAGGTCTAG
- the UBX2 gene encoding Ubx2p (similar to Saccharomyces cerevisiae UBX2 (YML013W); ancestral locus Anc_5.543): MPIIEHNGQVFHLSHEEREKLDEFRVITDFPQDDLPLIIRLLQNYGWHLERALSFYFDGDWKSSIIAQELPAIPNRPPTPATFPPIPERSPFIASDAHLIPSLRVVKPLPSNFREVFSVVGLNKNNGDVWNMNPQHSPLIIILMFIPRLLVKLGVSVLSLLWGLITFGFNSHLDERTNVRKVPSRPKEKQPPFDQLISPLIDGQGLERLNKLMSTQSFNEALKICQDEFKYLLIVFIGDVSDEEDPDVNSQRFISKVLSNPTVLSMLESYKDELIIYLGSVHELETWLVAQDLRIKYVPECLLVGNVLNSKGSVNGVTRLSVLSKLRISSAKKFENSLKVTIEKFQPELVVSRTEQAEILLAREIKKLQDDAYQNSLEQDRVKAEERKMKEEEALLELNNKTQREKDKKIKETVKHLQWLRSCADFMKKEPATSGVGTVATLQIRTSKGLRLVKEFSSTTSLHSLYVKIGCHLYLDTNSKDQEELSKIIADKLQSLAEDDSVLCFKDREVLKDELKAENLTKAIELELKKWKDEMSSDLEFDFELVSPFPREKIPVDKEMTVKEVTQLWPKGSLLVEELVEDDEDDEDDDEDDEDEESMESGSE; this comes from the coding sequence ATGCCAATCATTGAGCACAATGGGCAGGTGTTCCACTTGTCCCATGAAGAACGGGAGAAGTTGGACGAATTTCGGGTCATTACAGACTTTCCACAGGATGACTTGCCCCTAATCATACGGTTGCTGCAGAACTACGGTTGGCATTTGGAAAGGGCATTGAGTTTTTATTTCGATGGGGATTGGAAAAGCTCAATAATTGCACAGGAACTACCTGCTATTCCAAATCGACCTCCAACCCCGGCAACTTTCCCTCCAATTCCTGAGAGGTCACCATTTATCGCATCCGATGCTCATCTGATACCGTCACTACGTGTGGTTAAACCTCTCCCATCGAACTTTCGAGAAGTCTTCTCCGTTGTGGGattgaacaagaataaTGGCGATGTATGGAATATGAACCCTCAACATAGTCCGTTGATTATAATTTTGATGTTCATTCCGAGATTACTGGTGAAATTGGGAGTCAGTGTCCTTTCACTCCTGTGGGGATTAATAACATTTGGATTCAACTCCCACCTTGATGAAAGGACAAATGTGCGTAAAGTACCTAGCAGACCAAAGGAGAAACAGCCGCCTTTCGATCAGTTGATATCACCTTTAATTGATGGGCAAGGTTTGGAACGATTGAATAAGCTTATGAGCACTCAGAGTTTCAATGAAGCGTTGAAGATTTGTCAGGACGAGTTCAAGTATCTGCTGATAGTCTTTATTGGCGATGTCTCAGATGAGGAGGATCCCGATGTGAATTCACAGAGGTTTATATCCAAGGTGCTATCAAACCCTACAGTGCTCTCGATGTTGGAAAGTTACAAGGACGAGTTGATCATTTATTTGGGTTCCGTTCACGAGTTAGAGACATGGTTAGTCGCACAAGATCTTAGGATCAAATATGTACCGGAATGTTTGTTAGTTGGAAATGTCCTCAATTCTAAAGGATCTGTCAATGGTGTTACAAGACTCTCTGTTTTATCCAAGCTAAGAATCAGTTctgccaagaaatttgagaattcattgaaagtaacaattgaaaagtttcaaccAGAGTTAGTAGTCAGTAGGACGGAGCAAGCAGAAATTCTACTTGCAAGGGAAATTAAGAAACTACAAGACGATGCATATCAAAACTCTTTGGAGCAGGATCGGGTCAAAGCGGAAGAGCGCAAGATGAAGGAGGAGGAAGCATTACTAGAGCTAAACAATAAAACACAACGGGAAAAGGATAAAAAGATAAAGGAAACTGTaaaacatcttcaatggcttcGTTCATGCGCTGATTTTATGAAGAAGGAGCCTGCAACCTCGGGCGTCGGTACCGTGGCTACCCTTCAAATCAGGACATCTAAAGGATTACGACTTGTCAAAGAGTTCAGCAGCACAACAAGTTTACACAGCCTGTATGTCAAAATTGGTTGCCATTTATATCTGGATACCAACAGCAAAGATCAGGAGGAGTTGTCGAAAATAATTGCTGATAAGCTTCAGTCCCTCGCAGAAGATGATTCAGTCCTATGTTTCAAGGACAGAGAAGTACTGAAAGACGAGTTAAAGGCTGAAAACTTGACCAAAGCTATCGAGCtggagttgaagaagtggaaagATGAAATGTCGTCCGATTTGGAATTCGATTTTGAGTTGGTGTCGCCTTTTCCCAGAGAAAAGATTCCAGTTGACAAAGAAATGACAGTGAAAGAAGTTACGCAGTTATGGCCCAAAGGTAGTTTATTGGTTGAGGAACTTgtggaagatgacgaggacgatgaggatgatgatgaagatgatgaagacgaagagaGCATGGAGAGTGGCAGTGAATAG
- the PPZ1 gene encoding salt homeostasis regulator (similar to Saccharomyces cerevisiae PPZ2 (YDR436W) and PPZ1 (YML016C); ancestral locus Anc_5.548), which translates to MGNSSSKSSRKGSSGKSSVDSAASTTHPFTRTDTSQSVKSTKSSRSLRSRHSEKFSGNGNENANPEHSSTPPSRKDSGLKNHRSHEPSQETLDNDNNNFLQPLTPNSERRLSSSKRSSFNTADLPPSMIQMEPKSPILKNSKYHSASILNYNENALTDDDDEDRTNENVRTNSTTSGRNQLDILRNSSRPSSVRSSSSTKPRRRSDGEPGASPSQHLMSRSNSHASSIHSRKSSGSAGTTAYSTPLNSPGVFGKNDEQDDDYFGAVSSNSSQRDTVGAGTDPSHVSSSDGTTNGDHGHRADAKNFSQRESINEYPSVLPMDPELQDGLMDDKSSSNDNIRQSISKKKRVVRPINIDETIQKLLDAGYAGKRTKNVCLKNSEIARICHMAREMFLSQPSLLELSPPVKIVGDVHGQYADLLRLFTKCGFPPSANFLFLGDYVDRGKQSLETILLLLCYKIKYPENFFLLRGNHECANVTRVYGFYDECKRRCNIKTWKIFVDTFNTLPLAAIVAGKFFCVHGGLSPVLNSMDEIRHVSRPTDVPDFGLINDLLWSDPTDSPNEWEDNERGVSYCYNKVAINKFLNKFGFDLVCRAHMVVEDGYEFFNDRSLVTVFSAPNYCGEFDNWGAVMSVSEGLLCSFELLDPLDGAALKQVMKKGRQERKLANQQHMQVPQ; encoded by the coding sequence ATGGGTAATTCAAGTTCCAAATCGAGCAGAAAGGGCTCATCGGGAAAGTCTAGTGTAGATTCAGCGGCATCGACAACACATCCGTTCACTAGGACAGACACTTCTCAATCAGTCAAATCGACTAAATCTTCTAGATCATTACGATCCAGGCACTCAGAGAAATTCAGTGGAAATGGAAATGAAAATGCGAATCCTGAGCACTCTAGTACACCTCCGAGTCGAAAAGATAGTGGACTTAAGAACCACCGTTCGCATGAGCCTTCACAGGAGACCCTGGATAATGATAACAACAATTTTCTGCAACCGTTGACACCAAATTCAGAAAGAAGGCTGTCTTCTTCGAAAAGATCCAGTTTCAATACAGCTGATTTACCGCCGTCCATGATTCAAATGGAGCCCAAATCACctattttgaagaacagcAAATACCACAGTGCTAGTATTCTTAACTATAACGAAAATGCATTAACggacgatgacgatgaggataGGACAAATGAAAATGTTAGGACCAACAGTACCACTAGCGGGAGAAATCAACTGGACATCCTGCGGAATTCTTCTCGTCCTTCGAGTGTAAGAAGTAGCTCTTCGACAAAGCCTCGTAGGAGGTCGGACGGAGAACCCGGTGCATCACCAAGCCAGCATTTAATGAGTCGATCGAATTCGCATGCCTCATCCATACACAGTAGGAAGTCATCGGGATCTGCGGGGACCACTGCATACAGTACACCCTTAAACTCCCCAGGCGTTTTTGGgaaaaatgatgaacaggatgatgattacTTCGGAGCTGTGTCCTCtaattcttctcaaagagataCCGTTGGAGCCGGAACAGATCCCAGTCATGTTAGTTCGAGCGATGGCACCACTAATGGTGATCACGGTCATCGTGCAGATGCTAAAAATTTTTCCCAACGCGAGTCAATTAATGAATACCCATCAGTGCTACCAATGGATCCCGAACTACAGGATGGCTTGATGGATGATAAGTCTTCGAGTAACGATAACATAAGGCAATCTATCAGTAAGAAAAAGAGAGTTGTCAGGCCAATTAATATAGACGAAACGATACAAAAATTACTTGACGCAGGCTACGCAGGGAAGAGAACGAAGAACGtatgcttgaaaaattctgagATTGCTAGGATTTGTCATATGGCTCGTGAAATGTTTCTATCTCAACCATCACTATTAGAACTATCTCCACCGGTGAAAATTGTCGGTGATGTTCATGGTCAATATGCGGATCTTCTGAGGTTATTCACCAAATGTGGATTTCCGCCATCCGCTAATTTTCTGTTCTTAGGAGATTATGTTGATCGTGGTAAACAGTCTCTTGAAACAATACTTCTCCTGCTTTGCTACAAGATCAAGTATCCAGAGaattttttcttgttgagaGGAAATCACGAATGTGCCAACGTTACGAGAGTATATGGGTTTTATGATGAGTGTAAACGTCGATGCAATATTaaaacttggaaaatcTTTGTTGATACTTTTAACACTCTGCCGTTGGCAGCCATCGTGGCCGGTAAGTTTTTTTGTGTGCATGGCGGTTTATCCCCAGTTCTGAACTCAATGGACGAGATCAGACACGTCAGTAGACCTACAGATGTCCCCGACTTCGGCTTAATTAATGATTTACTCTGGTCAGATCCGACGGACTCGCCGAATGAATGGGAAGATAACGAGAGAGGTGTGAGTTATTGTTACAACAAGGTGGCTATTAACAAATTCCTCAACAAATTTGGTTTCGACCTGGTTTGTAGGGCGCATATGGTTGTTGAGGATGGTTACGAATTTTTTAATGATCGAAGCCTAGTTACTGTCTTCTCCGCTCCCAATTATTGCGGTGAATTCGATAATTGGGGTGCTGTAATGAGCGTTAGTGAAGGACTGCTTTGCTCATTCGAACTATTGGATCCCTTGGATGGAGCAGCTTTAAAACAGGTAATGAAGAAAGGAAGGCAAGAAAGGAAGTTGGCAAACCAGCAACACATGCAAGTTCCACAATGA
- the GPI17 gene encoding GPI-anchor transamidase GPI17 (similar to Saccharomyces cerevisiae GPI17 (YDR434W); ancestral locus Anc_5.545): MWDGNLRKYVGLCFLACYFLLGVPLWYKLTNIYRAPLPVEYIKSLHENKFQDVHLVIPVYIKSDTYRFPDIHNAVQIQVNHLLNSKKQYVGWSLQVLAYESLNATEIKYSDNEYHVVSLVLDDFVGYSVAYDAKETTVFYNDEAMVNNDIPFYVAQSLVEHTFALEYNQLGSDLSTHGDSMVITYNPNMHLSISLLSGDGLPVAWEIESTLQRYFTPFREFMAPLVNFTVDTNIVYFNDLNLHMLKDHDSVTSQELSHTVDLSELSSMNYLSDSGALNLAIVFPSNITTPSGFKFINSTSNSSRISDDWQSFIVPQWGNIIINRNPLPPNALLKESYLTPIMYQFATDVFQLLGLTKGSQDLSSPFVTIDSFKRLTILRNINKAEETLWSLVKLTQSFQQMSIPQDVLKNATEALDLRLKIIDMLNDPNLGGDLVWNEALSLSNKLVKSSETAFFHGEMVQQNFFPQEHRIAVYLPLLGPTSVVIFFGFIKLLKEKPVEDTSEKQEKEVIKQDGNDQLED; encoded by the coding sequence ATGTGGGACGGTAATCTTCGAAAATACGTCGGACTGTGCTTTCTGGCATGTTATTTCCTGTTGGGAGTGCCGCTGTGGTATAAATTGACCAATATTTATAGAGCTCCTCTGCCGGTAGAGTATATCAAGTCCTTGCATGAGAATAAGTTTCAGGACGTGCACCTGGTGATACCTGTTTATATCAAGTCTGACACTTACCGCTTTCCTGATATTCATAATGCTGTGCAAATCCAAGTAAATCATCTGTTGaactcaaagaaacagTACGTTGGGTGGTCGTTGCAAGTGTTGGCGTATGAAAGTTTGAATGCGACCGAAATCAAGTACAGTGACAATGAGTACCATGTAGTCTCCCTGGTATTGGATGATTTCGTTGGATACTCGGTAGCATATGATGCCAAGGAGACTACGGTTTTCTACAATGACGAGGCCATGGTGAATAACGATATTCCGTTTTACGTTGCACAATCGTTGGTCGAGCATACTTTTGCCCTTGAGTACAATCAGCTAGGTTCTGATCTATCGACACATGGGGATAGTATGGTTATCACTTACAATCCAAATATGCATCTGAGTATATCCCTGTTGAGTGGGGATGGACTACCAGTGGCATGGGAAATTGAGTCTACTTTACAACGTTATTTCACACCTTTCAGGGAATTTATGGCACCACTGGTCAATTTCACCGTTGATACAAATATCGTCTATTTCAATGACTTGAATTTACAcatgttgaaagatcatGACTCAGTTACTTCTCAGGAACTATCTCATACGGTCGATTTGTCTGAGCTGTCCTCAATGAATTACCTCTCCGATTCTGGAGCCTTGAATTTGGCCATAGTTTTTCCAAGCAACATCACTACTCCGtctggtttcaaatttatAAATAGCACTTCAAACAGCTCGAGAATCAGTGATGATTGGCAAAGTTTTATTGTACCACAATGGGGgaatatcatcatcaatagaAACCCACTGCCACCGAATGCTCTGTTAAAGGAATCCTACTTGACTCCCATCATGTACCAATTTGCAACTGATGTCTTTCAATTATTGGGACTCACCAAGGGGTCCCAGGACCTCTCATCCCCTTTCGTTACCATAGATTCATTCAAGCGGTTAACAATACTAAGAAATATCAACAAGGCAGAGGAAACTTTGTGGTCTCTAGTTAAATTAACCCAATCGTTTCAGCAAATGTCGATCCCCCAGGATGTTCTCAAAAATGCTACTGAGGCTTTGGATTTGAGACTAAAAATTATAGATATGTTGAACGATCCAAACCTAGGCGGAGATCTTGTCTGGAATGAAGCCCTGTCACTGAGCAACAAACTCGTTAAATCTTCAGAGACTGCTTTCTTCCACGGAGAAATGGTTCAACAAAATTTCTTCCCACAGGAGCACAGAATTGCCGTCTATCTGCCCTTACTTGGTCCCACATCGGTTGTCATCTTTTTCGGTTTTATTAAACTCTTAAAAGAAAAGCCTGTCGAAGACACCAGCGAGAAACAGGAGAAGGAAGTTATAAAGCAAGATGGCAATGATCAACTCGAAGATTAA